The genomic segment TTACTAACATATGCTGGGACAATGAGCAATTTAGAAGATATTAAAAATAATGCTAATCATGTTTTTGTAGAAGGAAACATTTGTGATTATGATTTAGTGAAAAATATAGTACTTGAACATAAAATTGACGCGATTGTTAATTTTGCTGCTGAATCACATGTTGATCGCAGTATCATTAATCCTGGTATTTTCATTGAAACTAATGTACAGGGAACTCTTAATTTATTAAATGTCGCAAAAGAATTAAACGTGACTAAATATTTACAAGTATCTACAGATGAAGTATATGGCTCATTAGGAGAAATAGGTTATTTCACAGAAGAAACACCTATCGCTCCTAACAGCCCATACTCAGCAAGTAAAGCATCTGCGGATTTACTTGTCCGTTCTTACTTTGAAACATATGGTTTGAACGTGAACATTACGCGTTGTTCTAATAATTACGGACCAAATCATTTCCCAGAAAAATTAATTCCACTTATGATTACAAATGGTCTTGACGGTGAACAATTACCAATTTACGGTGACGGCAAAAATATTCGTGATTGGTTACACGTATCTGACCATTGTGCTGCGATTGATTTAGTTATTCATAAAGGTAAATCAGGCGAAGTTTATAATGTAGGTGGACATAATGAACGGACAAATAATGAAATCGTGCATATTATTGTGGATGATTTGAAACTTTCAGAAGACAAAATTGTTTATGTGGAAGATAGATTAGGACATGATTTACGTTATGCAATTGATCCTAAGAAAATCGAAACAGAACTTGGCTGGAAACCTAAATATACTTTCGATACAGGCATTAAAGAAACGATCGAATGGTATGTAAATAATGAAGCTTGGTGGAGACCACTAAAATCACGCGCAAAGTTGGGTGAGTAAGAATGAGCATTTTAGTAACTGGTGCAAATGGTCAACTTGGAACAGAATTAGTACAATTATTAAAAGAACATAATTTAACTGTCACAGAATGGGATAAAGATTCTGTTGATATTGTTGATAAATCCGCAGTCAAAAAAGCAATTTCGGAAGTAAAACCAGAATGGGTTATTCATTGTGCGGCTTTCACAAATGTAGAAGCGGCAGAAGATGAATTAAAAGCTGTTAACTGGGAAGTAAATGTTGATGGGACTGAAAATATTAGTGAAGCTGCTGCATCTGTAGGCGCAAAACTGGTATACATCAGCACAGACTATGTCTTTGATGGAACGAAAGAAGAGCCATATTTACCAGAAGATCAAACAAACCCATTAAATCAATATGGTATTGCTAAATTAGCTGGAGAAAAAATCGCCTTAGAAAAAAATAAAGCAACTTATGTTATCAGAACTTCTTGGGTATTTGGTAAATATGGTAACAATTTTGTTTACAGTATGCTTAAATTAGCTGAAACTCATAAAGAATTAAAAGTAGTTAATGATCAATTAGGTCGTCCAACATACACGTATGATTTAGCTGATTTTATCCGTTTTGTCATTGAGAAAAATCCTGCTTATGGTATTTATCAATTCTCTAATAATGGAACTGCTACTTGGTTTGACTTTGCAACTGAAATATTGAAAGATAAAGACGTTACAGTGAAACCATGCACATCAGATGAGTTTCCTCAAAAAGCGGAGCGCCCGAAAACGTCTATTATGAGTTTGGATAAAGTTGAACAATTAGGTTTTACAATTCCTACTTGGCAAGATGCTTTGGTTCGCTTTAAAAAATAACAGTAAAGAACAATTATGCGAGTATATCGTATAATTGTTTTTTTATATCTTTATGCGGGTTATTTGTTTATAATAAGAAGGTAATTAATTTACTCTATGAACAAAAGGAGCCGGATATTTTGAACGATTCTCAGTCCTTACAATCCATTTGTTTTGTCACCACAGAAGTAGAAAGTGGCGAAAAAAAACAACTGGATAATTTAACCATCCATTATGTAGCAGAAACGGCTGATTTTTTAACAGACTGTTTGGCACTACTTGAAAAAGAAAATAAACAATATATTAGCTTTATTTCAGAACAAATGAAAGTAGAAGATTTATTAGAAAAAATCGTCACATGTTCACCAGATATTGTTTGCCTAAACAAACTTTCTAATGGCAGTTTGTATACTAACCCAGAATGCTTAAATAATGAACTTTCAGGGAGTACTTTTTCTAAAAAACTATTAAAAAAAGTAGCCCAAGAAATGAAGCAAGAAGCTTTTGAGTTGATTCGTTTTAATTATTATAGCTATCATTTGGCCGATACGATTGTGCATTTAGATGTTCCTAAAAATCATTCGCAAACCTTACTAGAACTAACCAATACGGTATCAAATCTGCTTGAAGTAAAAGACAATCATTACCGGAGAGAGTGGACAATTTTATTTTATGTA from the Listeria seeligeri serovar 1/2b str. SLCC3954 genome contains:
- the rfbD gene encoding dTDP-4-dehydrorhamnose reductase — encoded protein: MSILVTGANGQLGTELVQLLKEHNLTVTEWDKDSVDIVDKSAVKKAISEVKPEWVIHCAAFTNVEAAEDELKAVNWEVNVDGTENISEAAASVGAKLVYISTDYVFDGTKEEPYLPEDQTNPLNQYGIAKLAGEKIALEKNKATYVIRTSWVFGKYGNNFVYSMLKLAETHKELKVVNDQLGRPTYTYDLADFIRFVIEKNPAYGIYQFSNNGTATWFDFATEILKDKDVTVKPCTSDEFPQKAERPKTSIMSLDKVEQLGFTIPTWQDALVRFKK
- the rfbB gene encoding dTDP-glucose 4,6-dehydratase → MNLLVTGGAGFIGSNFVHHILNKYDDYKVVNLDLLTYAGTMSNLEDIKNNANHVFVEGNICDYDLVKNIVLEHKIDAIVNFAAESHVDRSIINPGIFIETNVQGTLNLLNVAKELNVTKYLQVSTDEVYGSLGEIGYFTEETPIAPNSPYSASKASADLLVRSYFETYGLNVNITRCSNNYGPNHFPEKLIPLMITNGLDGEQLPIYGDGKNIRDWLHVSDHCAAIDLVIHKGKSGEVYNVGGHNERTNNEIVHIIVDDLKLSEDKIVYVEDRLGHDLRYAIDPKKIETELGWKPKYTFDTGIKETIEWYVNNEAWWRPLKSRAKLGE